A single genomic interval of Lathyrus oleraceus cultivar Zhongwan6 chromosome 7, CAAS_Psat_ZW6_1.0, whole genome shotgun sequence harbors:
- the LOC127105620 gene encoding putative expansin-B2 yields MDIVLRCMIFLIGVCSLMVNPCYCLNRKLFNVSQIQNDNNQWQGAIATWYGPPNGAGSDGGACGYTDSVEKPPLSKMISAGGPSLFQNGVGCGACYEVKCTENSACSGNAVKVMITDECPECVESTHFDLSGTAFGSIARSGMDDNLRNAGKINIQYRRVACSFGNSIAFIIDSGANPYYFATEIEYANGIGDIVQVEITQSNEWLSMRRSWGARWALNLGSQLVTPFSIRLTESGNGSEKTIVAENVIPNNWQPGQVYRSLVNF; encoded by the exons ATGGACATTGTTCTTCGTTGTATGATTTTTCTTATAGGAGTTTGTTCTCTTATGGTAAACCCTTGTTACTGCCTCAACCGTAAATTGTTTAATGTTTCTCAAATTCAAAATGATAATAATCAATGGCAAGGGGCAATAGCTACATGGTATGGACCTCCCAATGGTGCTGGATCGGATG GTGGTGCTTGTGGTTATACTGATAGTGTAGAGAAACCTCCACTTTCTAAAATGATATCAGCTGGAGGTCCATCTCTTTTTCAAAATGGTGTAGGATGTGGTGCTTGTTATGAG GTGAAATGCACAGAAAATAGTGCATGTTCAGGAAATGCTGTGAAGGTGATGATAACTGATGAATGTCCTGAATGTGTAGAATCAACTCATTTTGATTTAAGTGGAACCGCTTTTGGTTCCATTGCAAGATCGGGCATGGATGATAATCTTCGTAATGCTGGAAAAATTAATATTCAGTATAGAAG GGTTGCATGCTCTTTTGGAAATTCAATAGCTTTTATAATTGATAGTGGAGCCAATCCATACTATTTTGCTACTGAAATAGAATATGCAAATGGAATTGGTGATATTGTACAAGTTGAAATAACCCAATCAAACGAATGGCTTTCAATGAGACGATCATGGGGTGCAAGATGGGCTTTGAACTTAGGTTCACAGTTGGTAACTCCATTTTCTATTAGACTCACAGAGAGTGGAAATGGAAGTGAGAAAACTATTGTAGCTGAGAATGTGATTCCAAATAATTGGCAACCTGGTCAAGTTTATCGGTCACTTGTTAATTTCTAG